Genomic DNA from Sphingobium sp. V4:
GGTCGAACCGCGTCGCTGGTCCAGCCGGAGCGCCAGCAGCCGGCCGAACAGCGTCTCCCCGACGTCATGGTCGATATTGGCGCCGGCGATATCGACGAAATAGACGCGCAGCAGCCGCAGCACGAAGTCGAAGACGAGGACGAAGACGAGGCCGATGCTCAGCCCGATCAGCGAGGAGGAGCCGTCATTGGGAACGATGCGGTCATAGACGGTCATGGTGAAGAGCGAAGATACCAGCGCGAAGATGTTGATGAGGGCGGCGGCGACCGCGACCTTCATGTAAATCGCCTTGTTGCGAAGCATCGGCTCGATCAGCCAAGGGGCGAAACGCGGTTTGGCAGCGGCGAGCAACGGCTCTTGGATCATGGCGTGGGGTTCCCGTCATTGCGACCGTCGGCCGAATCGACCCGGATCGACAGATCGTCGAGCAGCCGCCCGGTCCGACCGCGCAGGATGAAGCGCGACAGGTCGCGCTCCGCCAGCGTCTGGACATAGGTCGCGATGGAATAGAAATAATTGTCTTCGGACGTGATGAGATCGAAAAGGGTGCCGCCCGAGGTTTCGAACCGGGTGGCATAAACGTCGCGATTGGTGCGGCTGGCAAGATAGGCCGCCTCTGCCGCCGCAAGCTGCGCTTCAAGTCCATGCACATCCGCCCAGGCCATTTCGGCGTCGCGCAGCGCTTCGCGACGTATGCGCGCGGCATAGGCCTCCGCCGCGTCGGCCCGCGCCGTCGCCTGATCGGCGCGCGCGTTGATCCCGGCGCCGATCTGCGCGCGCAGGATGAGGCGGCCGCGCACGTCATAGTCGCCCGAGTTTTCGAACACGCCATAACGCCCCGCATCCACGCCCGCCGCTACGGTCGGCAGGCGCTCGGCGCGAACGGCACGCGCATCCTGCCGGGCGGCGCGCGCTTCCGCGTCGGCCTTCTGCACGGCCGGCGCACGCAGAACCAGCGCCTCCAGCGCCTCACGCCCCTGCACGTCGTCGGGTAACGAGACGCGGCGGATCCATTCGGGCGCATCATGTCCTGCGAGCGCGCGATATTGCGCCTCCGCGCTGGCCCGGTCCCGGCGGAAGCTGGCGAGCCGGGTCTGAATCGTCGCGATGGAGCTGTCGATCCGCGGCAGGTCGCCCCTGGCCGAAAAACCCTGAGCGATGCGCCGCTCCACCGCGGCGCGCAATTCGGTCTGACGCTGGGCATATTCCAGCGCCGCCTGCTCCATCAGCCGTTGCGCGAGAATGGAGTACCAGGCGGTGACGAGCCGAAGCGCGACATCCGTGCCATAGCCCAGGGTCGTGGTCCGCGCCGCCTCGACCCGCGCATTGCCGGCATTGATACGACTGGAGGTGGCGCCGAAATCGAGCAGCCGCTGGCGGACGGATGCCGACGCGTCGGTTCGCCCCTCCGGCCGGGAGCGTTCGATTATGTTGCCCGGATCATTCGAGAAATTGCGTGCGAAAGACCGGTTCGCGTCGACCGTCAGGTCGAGCGACGGGAAAAGTGCCGAGCGAGCCTGCATCCGTGCTGCCTCCGCCTCCCGCTCCCCTGCGCGGGCTTCGTCAAGTACCGCGTTGGTTTCCACCGCGGATTGCACCTCGTCGCGCAACGGTCCGATCGGGCCGACCTGGCGCGCAAGGTCGAGCAGCGGGTCGGAGCGGACGGGACGGGAAAAGGGTTCGGAATTGGGCGGTAACAGCAGATTTTGCTGTGCCTGCGCCGTGCCGGACGAGATCAACGACCATGACGCCACCAGGATGGCTGCGGCCGGCATCCATCGAGCGCGTAAGGCCAGCCTTCCCCAAGGCTGCGTTTCCATCGACAAAAGCCTGACATCCCAAAACCACGCGCATTTCGTTCCCCCACATGATCTTCCTGTTCCGGAAATTCATCATGCGCGAGCGCGGCCCGATCGATAATGCCCGAGATGACCGGCGCGCGCAACGCGCCTCACCCTGTTGGGCGGCCTAATAGCACGCTACGTCGGGAATTGGGGAATAGGCCGAGGGGAGCGGCGACACTCAGGCCGTTTCCGTCAAAGGATGGTGCGGGTGGTCGGGCTCGAACCGACACTCCTTTCGGAACCGGATTTTGAGTCCGGCGCGTCTACCAATTTCACCACACCCGCACGGCTGGTGCCGCCAGATGGCAAAATCCGCCGCGGGCGTCCAGCCGAAAATCGGATTGACGGCTCAAAGCGTGATCCGCGTGCTTGACTATGCCCCCTGGCGCCTCCATCTGACCATCAATGTAATATTATATCATTGGACAAGATATGGCTTCTTGCAGGACCATTGGTGGGGCGACTACGGAAAATGGAGGAACCGCGGGTAACTGGCTCGACGGATTCGCTGTCTGCGCCTCGTCGCTTTGCACCCTCCATTGCATCGGACTGCCCCTGCTCTTCGCCCTGCTTCCAGCGCTGGCGACACGCGTCGACCCCGGCGAGACCTTCCATATCGTCATGCTCGCGATAGCGATTCCGACTAGCCTGGTCGCGCTGCGCGGAGGGCGGCGCCGACATGGCAAGCGGTTGCCGCTATTCTTCGGCCTGTCGGGCCTGCTCGCGATGAGCATCGGCGCGCTATTGGTAGAAGGCGCGCTGCACGAAGCGGCATGGACTTTGACGGGCAGCGCCCTTCTGGCCGGCGCGCATATCCTCAACTGGCGGAGCACCAGGACGAAAACCGTGTCATCCTGAATCGACACGATCCCGACATTGCGCAGCGGCGGACGCAGCGCGAATCATCCGGACGATATGCGCGTCCTCAGTGTGCGTCGGCTTCGCAGCCCCGACGGACGCCGATCTTGAGGACAGCCCGATTCCAGCGGATTGGGCGCGCCCGGACCCATAATGTTGCGGTTGAAGGCCGTGCTCGATAGGCTTCTTGCGTAACGATCCGCGCACGCTATAAGGGCGGCATCGTGCAGACATAGACAACTTACAAACGGAGAAGGATCTTCCTTTGACCGAGCCGTCTGCTACGTTCCTGTTATTCGGCGCCACCGGCGACCTGGCCCGCCGCATGATATTCCCGTCGCTCTACAACCTCCTGTCGGACGGGTTGCTGCCCGAAGACTTCCTGATCGTCGCATCGGGCCGGTCGGAGATGGAGGACGAGGATTTCCGCAACGAAGTCTGCGCCGCGCTGGAGCAGTTCCTGCCCGCCGACCGCTATGATCCGGCGATTGCGGCGACATTTCGTACGATGATCGGATATCAGCCGGTCGAGGCGGGCAATAGCGCGCAGTTCGCAGCGCTCGCCGCACGCATCGACGGCCGCCTGGAGCGCGGCCTGTCCGTCTATCTGTCGACGCCGCCCTCGCTTTTCGCGCCGACCGCGCAGGGACTGGCCGACGCCGGCCTGATTACGCCCAAGACCCGGATCGCGATGGAAAAGCCCATCGGCAAGGATCTCGCCTCCTCGAGAGAGGTGAATGACGGCATCGGCGCGCTGTTCGCGGAGGAGCAGATTTTCCGTGTCGATCATTATCTGGGCAAGGAAACGGTCCAGAACCTGCTCGCCCTGCGTTTCGGCAATGTGATGTTCGAACCGCTGTGGAACGCCAGCGCGATCGACCATGTACAGATTACCGTCGGCGAGACGGTGGGCCTCGAAGGGCGCGTCTCCTATTATGACGGCGTCGGCGCGCTGCGCGACATGGTGCAGAATCACATGCTCCAGATCCTGTCGATCATCGCCATGGAGCCGCCAGCAAGGATGGACCCGACCTCCGTCCGCGACGAGAAGGTGAAGGCGCTGCGGTCGCTGCGCCCGATGACCGACGAGACGGTCAAGACCCACAGCGTGCGCGGCCAATATACGCCCGGCGCCGTGCAGGGGCAGATCGTCACCGGCTATGCTGACGAACTGGGCAAGCCATCGGACACCGAGACCTTCGTCGCGTTGAAGGCCTTTGTCGACAATTGGCGCTGGCAGGGCGTCCCCTTCTACCTGCGTACCGGCAAGCGGATGCCCGCGCGCCAGTCGGAAATCGTCATCCAGTTCAAGCCGGTCCGGCACAGCATCTTCGGCCGCGATGGCCATGGCACGGGACTGGAACCCAACACGCTGGTCATCCGCTTGCAGCCGGAAGAATATATCCGCCTCCAGATCATGAGCAAAAGGCCGGGCCTGGAGCGGCAGGTCCATCTCGAGGAGGTCACGCTCGACGTGTCGCTGACCGCCGCCTTCGCCGGACAGCGCCGCCGCATCGCCTATGAGCGGCTGATCCTGGATCTGCTGGCCGGCGACGCCACTCTTTTCGTCCGTCGTGACGAGGTGGAGGCACAATGGACCTGGATCGACAGCATCATCGACGGGTGGAAGGAGGCTCATGTGAAGCCCTCCACCTATTCTTCGGGGAACTGGGGCCCGTCCTCGGCCATTGCCCTGATCGAACGCGACGGAGCAAGCTGGCATGACTGATCTTCACCCCGTAATCGCCCAGGTGACGGAGCGCATCGTGCGGCGCAGTGCTTCGCGCCGCCGCCAGTATCTCGACCTGATCGAGCGCGGCCGCGAAGCCGGCACCAATCGCGACCAGTTGTCCTGCGGCAACCTGGCCCATGGATTTGCCGCGAGTGGCGAGGACAAGGCCGTCATCCGCACGGGCGCGGCGATGAACATCGGCATCGTCACCTCGTACAACGACATGCTCTCGGCGCATCAGCCCTATGGCCGCTATCCCGAGCAGATCAAGATCGCCGCGCGCGAAGTGGGCGCCACGGCGCAGGTGGCAGGCGGCGTGCCGGCCATGTGCGACGGCGTGACCCAGGGCCAGGCGGGCATGGACCTGTCGCTGTTCAGCCGCGACACCATCGCCCTGTCGACCGCCGTGTCGCTCAGCCATGCGATGTTCGAAGGCACGCTGCTGCTCGGCATTTGCGACAAGATCGTACCGGGCCTGCTGATCGGCGCGCTGCGCTTCGGCCATCTGCCGACGATATTGATCCCCGCCGGTCCGATGCCGTCGGGCCTGGCCAACAAGGAAAAGGTGCGAATCCGCCAGCTCTATGCCGAGGGCAAGGTCGGCAAGGAAGAGTTGCTGGAGTCCGAAAGCGCCAGTTACCATGGCGCGGGCACCTGCACCTTTTACGGCACGGCCAATTCCAACCAGATGATGATGGAGATGATGGGGCTGCACATGCCCGGCGCCGCCTTCGTCAATCCCGGCACGAAGCTACGCAGCGAACTGACCCGCGCGGCGACGCACCGGATCGCAGACATCGGCTGGGACGGAGATGACTATCGGCCGCTCGGCCATTGCGTCGATGAAAAGGCGATCGTCAATGCGATCATCGGGCTGATGGCAACGGGGGGCTCCACCAACCATGCGATCCACCTGCCCGCCATCGCACGAGCGGCCGGGATCAGTATCGACTGGACCGACTTTGCCGAAATTTCCGACGTGGTGCCGCTGCTGGCCAGGGTCTATCCCAATGGATCGGGCGACGTTAATCATTTCCACGCGGCGGGCGGCATGGCGGTCATCATCCGCGAACTGCTGGACGCCGGCCTGCTACACCGCGACATCATGACGGTCGCGCGGGCCGACCTCAGCGATTATGGCAAGGAGCCGGTGCTGGAAAACGAGGCGCTGCAATGGCGCGACGTTCCGGCTTCGCGGGATGAAGCCATGCTGCGGCCGGCCGCAAACCCTTTTCAGGCCGATGGGGGCATGAAGCTGCTCCAGGGCAATCTGGGCCGCTGCGTCATGAAGGTGAGCGCGGTCGATAAGGAACGCTGGACGATCGAGGCGCCCGCCGCCGTTTTCCACGACCAGGACGATGTGTTGCGAGCATTCAAGGCGGGCGAGCTGGAGCGCGACGTCGTGGTCGTGGTCCGCTTCCAAGGGCCGAAGGCCAACGGGATGCCCGAGCTGCACAAGCTGACCCCGGCGCTCGGCGTCTTGCAGGATCGCGGCTTCAAGGTCGCGCTGCTGACCGACGGTCGCATGTCCGGCGCGTCCGGCAAGGTGCCTGCCGCCATCCACCTGTCGCCCGAAGCCTTGGGCGGCGGACCGATCGGCAAGCTGCGCGACGGCGACATGGTGCGCGTGTGCGCGGAGAGCGGCACGGTCGATGCGCTGGTCGACGCGGCGACATGGAACGCGCGGGACATCCCCGCCGCTCCGCCGCCGCCCTATGACACGGGCCGCGAACTGTTCGCCTTGTTCCGCCATCATAGCGACCTGGCGGAAGCCGGCGCTTCGCCGATCCTGGCTGCGATGGAAGACGAGTTTTGAAATCATCACCTCCGTCGTTCCAGCGAAGGCGGAAACCCATCTCCCGGCGTTGCGGCTGAGAGCCATGGCGGGAGTTGAATCCCCGCGGTCGCGGGGATGACGATCAGAATATAATCGAGGCGCCTCAATATGACCGACATCATCGCCGCCGACATTGGCGGGACCAACGCCCGTTTCGCCCGCGCCTCATTGGACGCGAAGGGCGTGCCGACGCTCGGCACCGTGCGCAAGTACAAGGTGGCCGACTATCCCAGCCTCCAGGCCTGCTGGGCCGCCTTCGCCGAGGATGAGCGGAAGGACGGCAATGGTGACCTGCCCAAGGCCGCTTCCATCGCCTTCGCCACCGCGATCGGGCGCGAGGTCATCAAGCTGACCAATAGCAGTTGGGTGATCCGCGCCGATACGCTGGCCGACGATCTGGGCGTGCGCGGCGTGCGGCTGGTCAATGATTTCGAAGCGGTGGCACACGCCGTGTCGCGCCTGCCGGACGAAAATCTGCCGCTGCTGTTCGGCGAGGACCGTCCCTTCCCGAGCGATGGCGGTGTCACCATCCTGGGTCCGGGCACGGGCTTGGGCGTCGCGATGATCGCCTATGATGACGGACATCCTCATGTCATCGCGACCGAAGGCGGTCATCTGGACTTCGCCCCGCTCGATCATATGGAAGAGAAGATCCTCTCCTATCTGCGCGACAAGTTCCTGCGCGTGTCGACGGAGCGGATCGTGTCCGGGCCGGGCCTCAACTATATCTACAAGGCGCTGGCGACGATCGGCCATGACCGTGTGATGCTGATGGAAGACCCCGAATTGTGGCAGGCCGCGCTGGACGACAGCGATCCCTTCGCGCGCGCCGCGCTGGAACGGTTCTGCCTCTGCTACGGATCGGTCGCGGGCGACCTGGCCCTGGCCCATGGCCCGCACAGCGTGGTGCTGGCCGGTGGGCTGACGCAACGGATGCGCGACTTTCTGCCGCACAGCGGCTTCCATACCCGTTTCACGGCCAAGGGCCGGTTCGAAAGCCTGATGGCGACCGTACCGATTCGCATGGCCATCCACGATGAAATCGGCCTGTTCGGGGCCGCAGCCGCATTCCGGGAGAAGTAATGATGAGCAAGCTGACCGTCGAGCAGGTGATGGAACTGGCCCCGGTGATCCCGGTGCTGGTGGTCGATCGGGTCGAGGACGCGCTGCCGATCGCGCGCGCTTTGGTCGCGGGCGGCCTGCCCGCGCTGGAGGTGACTCTGCGCACCCCCGCCGCGCTGGACGTGATCCGTGAAATGGCCAAGGTCGAGGGCGCGGTCGTCGGCGCAGGCACGGTGCTGAACCCCGCGCAGCTCGACGCGGCGATGGAGGCCGGCGCGCGCTTCATCGTCAGCCCAGGCCTCACCAAGCCGCTGGGCAAGGCGGCGATCGCAGCGAAGATTCCCTTCCTGCCGGGCACCGCAACCGCCGCCGACATCATGCGCGGCATGGACATGGGGCTCAGCCATTTCAAATTCTTCCCGGCGGAAACCTCGGGTGGCCTCCCCGCGCTGAAGGCGCTTGCCGCGCCGCTGCACACGGCCCGTTTCTGCCCTACCGGCGGCATCACGCCACAAAGCGCCCCCGAATGGCTGGCCCAGCCCTTCATCAAATGCGTCGGCGGCAGTTGGGTCGTGCCCAAGGGGCCGGTTGACCCCGCCAGGATCGAAACACTGGCCCGCGAAGCCGCCGCCCTCCCCCGTTAGGGATGATGCGGGATCGGTTGCGCGCCGGGCCGGCCCGTCCTAGATGCAGGTCATGAACCCTCGTCGCCTCTTTGCCGCCCTCGCCCTGTTCCTGTCGGGCTGCGCCGGCGCACCGCAGGGCTATCCCTCGCTTGCCAAGCGGCCGATCGAAAGCGCCCCGATGGCCGAAGTCGGCCCAGCGCCCGCCACCGCGCCAGCCGACCCGGCGCTGTCCGAGGAGATCGCACGCCACCTCGGTCAGGCGGGCAAGGGCGCGGCGGCATTCGACGCGGCCTATGCCAAGGCGGATCGCGCCGTCGGCGCGGCATCCGGCGCTGCCGTTTCATCCGACGCCTGGGTCTCCGCGCAGGTGGCGATCAGTTCGCTCGAAGCTGCGAGGAACGACAGCGTGTCGGCGCTTGCCAGCCTCGACACCCTTTATGTTCAGCGGAGCAACGCCATCGCCGACGGCAAGGCGCGCGGCGGGCTCGAGGATGTCGACGCGGCGCGCAGCGCGACGCTGGCCCTGGTCGATCAGCAGAATGACCGGATCGACGCGATGAAGTCGCGATTGCCGCAGCCTTAGGGCTAACTATCGCGAAGCAACCAGAGGCAGACAGTCAAGCGCGATGCGACGCCGCTCGAGTGCGGCCATACTGTATTACCGTCCTCCGGGTCGCTCGGGTAGCGGGACGTCGCCTTCCCCTTGAAGCGTTGTGCGAAATTGACAGTCCGCTAATCACCTTTTCGCGCAATGACCGCCCTCGCCTACTCCCCGGCCGCCTTGACTGCGCCCTTGTGCGCCTTGGCGGCGTGAACATAATGATCCACGCCCTCGCGCATGTCGATCAGCGCTTCATCGCTCAAGTCGCGCATATATCTGGCGGGGCGGCCTGCCCAGAGCTGACGATGGGGCACCGTCTTTCCCGATGACAGCAGCGCACCGGCCGCCAGCATCGCGTCGCTTTCCACCTTCGCGCCGCTCATGACGATCGCGCCCAGCCCGACGAACGCCCTGTCGTTGAGGACGCAGCCATGGATCATCGCCATGTGGCCGATCAGCACATCTTCACCGATAATTGCGGGCCAGCCATCGCTGGGACGTCCGTCGGCACGATCGCCGGGGCTGTCGCAATGGATGATCGTCCCGTCCTGCACATTGGTGCGGGCGCCGATCCGCACTCGGTTCACGTCGCCCCGGATCACGCAATTATACCAGATGCTGGCATCCTCGCCGATCTCGACATCACCGATGATCCGGCATCCCGGTGCGATGAAGGCGCTGGGGTGGATGATCGGCGTCTTGCCCGCAAAGGGGATGATGCTGACGTCGGGGTAGACCGGGACCGACATGGTGGCTCTCCTCTATGGTCTGATCTTCAGGATCGGCAGGATGCTGGCATGGTCGTCCGACCAGACGCTGAAGCCGGGACGGGCCGGCAGCGGCTGCCAGCTGGCCGCCCCGCTCGCTCGCGCCAGTCGATCGAGTTGCGTCCCGTCGCGGGACAGGGCGATCCACACCGACGCCGCATAATGGCGTTTTGCGTCCTTCGGGTCCGGCCGGTAATGGCGCAATCGCGCTTGCCAGCCTTCCGCCGTCGCGTCCGCCGCGATAACCGGCCGCAGGTCGAGATAGCGGTTGGAAATATGGATCAGCAATAGTCCATCCGGCGCCAGGCGACGGCCATAGATGGCCAGTGCCTCCCGCGTCAGCAGATGCACCGGAA
This window encodes:
- the edd gene encoding phosphogluconate dehydratase, encoding MTDLHPVIAQVTERIVRRSASRRRQYLDLIERGREAGTNRDQLSCGNLAHGFAASGEDKAVIRTGAAMNIGIVTSYNDMLSAHQPYGRYPEQIKIAAREVGATAQVAGGVPAMCDGVTQGQAGMDLSLFSRDTIALSTAVSLSHAMFEGTLLLGICDKIVPGLLIGALRFGHLPTILIPAGPMPSGLANKEKVRIRQLYAEGKVGKEELLESESASYHGAGTCTFYGTANSNQMMMEMMGLHMPGAAFVNPGTKLRSELTRAATHRIADIGWDGDDYRPLGHCVDEKAIVNAIIGLMATGGSTNHAIHLPAIARAAGISIDWTDFAEISDVVPLLARVYPNGSGDVNHFHAAGGMAVIIRELLDAGLLHRDIMTVARADLSDYGKEPVLENEALQWRDVPASRDEAMLRPAANPFQADGGMKLLQGNLGRCVMKVSAVDKERWTIEAPAAVFHDQDDVLRAFKAGELERDVVVVVRFQGPKANGMPELHKLTPALGVLQDRGFKVALLTDGRMSGASGKVPAAIHLSPEALGGGPIGKLRDGDMVRVCAESGTVDALVDAATWNARDIPAAPPPPYDTGRELFALFRHHSDLAEAGASPILAAMEDEF
- the glk gene encoding glucokinase, yielding MTDIIAADIGGTNARFARASLDAKGVPTLGTVRKYKVADYPSLQACWAAFAEDERKDGNGDLPKAASIAFATAIGREVIKLTNSSWVIRADTLADDLGVRGVRLVNDFEAVAHAVSRLPDENLPLLFGEDRPFPSDGGVTILGPGTGLGVAMIAYDDGHPHVIATEGGHLDFAPLDHMEEKILSYLRDKFLRVSTERIVSGPGLNYIYKALATIGHDRVMLMEDPELWQAALDDSDPFARAALERFCLCYGSVAGDLALAHGPHSVVLAGGLTQRMRDFLPHSGFHTRFTAKGRFESLMATVPIRMAIHDEIGLFGAAAAFREK
- a CDS encoding TolC family protein, whose product is MPAAAILVASWSLISSGTAQAQQNLLLPPNSEPFSRPVRSDPLLDLARQVGPIGPLRDEVQSAVETNAVLDEARAGEREAEAARMQARSALFPSLDLTVDANRSFARNFSNDPGNIIERSRPEGRTDASASVRQRLLDFGATSSRINAGNARVEAARTTTLGYGTDVALRLVTAWYSILAQRLMEQAALEYAQRQTELRAAVERRIAQGFSARGDLPRIDSSIATIQTRLASFRRDRASAEAQYRALAGHDAPEWIRRVSLPDDVQGREALEALVLRAPAVQKADAEARAARQDARAVRAERLPTVAAGVDAGRYGVFENSGDYDVRGRLILRAQIGAGINARADQATARADAAEAYAARIRREALRDAEMAWADVHGLEAQLAAAEAAYLASRTNRDVYATRFETSGGTLFDLITSEDNYFYSIATYVQTLAERDLSRFILRGRTGRLLDDLSIRVDSADGRNDGNPTP
- a CDS encoding MerC domain-containing protein, with protein sequence MASCRTIGGATTENGGTAGNWLDGFAVCASSLCTLHCIGLPLLFALLPALATRVDPGETFHIVMLAIAIPTSLVALRGGRRRHGKRLPLFFGLSGLLAMSIGALLVEGALHEAAWTLTGSALLAGAHILNWRSTRTKTVSS
- a CDS encoding gamma carbonic anhydrase family protein yields the protein MSVPVYPDVSIIPFAGKTPIIHPSAFIAPGCRIIGDVEIGEDASIWYNCVIRGDVNRVRIGARTNVQDGTIIHCDSPGDRADGRPSDGWPAIIGEDVLIGHMAMIHGCVLNDRAFVGLGAIVMSGAKVESDAMLAAGALLSSGKTVPHRQLWAGRPARYMRDLSDEALIDMREGVDHYVHAAKAHKGAVKAAGE
- the eda gene encoding bifunctional 4-hydroxy-2-oxoglutarate aldolase/2-dehydro-3-deoxy-phosphogluconate aldolase; amino-acid sequence: MSKLTVEQVMELAPVIPVLVVDRVEDALPIARALVAGGLPALEVTLRTPAALDVIREMAKVEGAVVGAGTVLNPAQLDAAMEAGARFIVSPGLTKPLGKAAIAAKIPFLPGTATAADIMRGMDMGLSHFKFFPAETSGGLPALKALAAPLHTARFCPTGGITPQSAPEWLAQPFIKCVGGSWVVPKGPVDPARIETLAREAAALPR
- the zwf gene encoding glucose-6-phosphate dehydrogenase → MTEPSATFLLFGATGDLARRMIFPSLYNLLSDGLLPEDFLIVASGRSEMEDEDFRNEVCAALEQFLPADRYDPAIAATFRTMIGYQPVEAGNSAQFAALAARIDGRLERGLSVYLSTPPSLFAPTAQGLADAGLITPKTRIAMEKPIGKDLASSREVNDGIGALFAEEQIFRVDHYLGKETVQNLLALRFGNVMFEPLWNASAIDHVQITVGETVGLEGRVSYYDGVGALRDMVQNHMLQILSIIAMEPPARMDPTSVRDEKVKALRSLRPMTDETVKTHSVRGQYTPGAVQGQIVTGYADELGKPSDTETFVALKAFVDNWRWQGVPFYLRTGKRMPARQSEIVIQFKPVRHSIFGRDGHGTGLEPNTLVIRLQPEEYIRLQIMSKRPGLERQVHLEEVTLDVSLTAAFAGQRRRIAYERLILDLLAGDATLFVRRDEVEAQWTWIDSIIDGWKEAHVKPSTYSSGNWGPSSAIALIERDGASWHD